The following coding sequences are from one Capsicum annuum cultivar UCD-10X-F1 chromosome 3, UCD10Xv1.1, whole genome shotgun sequence window:
- the LOC107863685 gene encoding uncharacterized protein LOC107863685 → MDRATPVRSSHTSTADLLTWSEVPPSSNSSSVAASGSASRSHQPSDGISKAVFGGQITDEEADSLNKRKPCSGYKLREISGSNIFSDYDEDGTSEPGTDNGNLTNRTSVRIVQQAANGISQISFSTEETISPKKPTTLTEVAKQRELSGNLKSESDSKVKKQLSDAKTKELSGNDIFGPLEEVPPRFLAAVRSSESKESKDMGECAPRTVRTSVRVSNPAGGQSSILFGDEPVVKTTKKIHNQKFAELTGNDIFKGDIPPGLAEKTLSNAKLKEMSGNDIFSDGKIESRDHFGGVRKPPGGESTIRLV, encoded by the exons ATGGATAGAGCAACACCTGTACGGAGCTCCCATACTTCCACTGCCGATCTTCTGACTTGGTCGGAAGTTCCTCCGTCGTCCAACTCTTCCTCTGTTGCCGCCTCCGGCAGTGCGTCTCGTTCTCATCAG CCTTCTGATGGAATCAGTAAGGCGGTGTTTGGTGGACAGATCACTGATGAGGAAGCTGATAGCTTAAACAAACG CAAACCTTGTTCAGGGTATAAACTGAGGGAGATCAGTGGCAGCAATATATTTTCTGATTATGATGAAGATGGTACATCAGAACCTGGAACTGATAATGGTAATCTTACTAACAGGACATCGGTGCGCATTGTTCAG CAAGCTGCAAACGGTATAAGCCAAATTTCATTCAGTACTGAAGAAACCATTTCCCCAAAGAAGCCTACTACTCTGACCGAAGTGGCAAAGCAACGTGAGTTGAGTGGAAATTTAAAAAGTGAGTCAGATAGCAAAGTCAAGAAGCAGCTATCAGATGCAAAGACCAAGGAGCTGAGTGGAAATGATATCTTTGGCCCTCTTGAAGAAGTTCCTCCTAGATTCCTGGCTGCTGTGCGCTCCTCGGAGTCAAAAGAAAGCAAAGACATGGGTGAATGTGCTCCACGAACTGTACGCACATCTGTTAGGGTTTCTAAT CCTGCTGGTGGGCAAAGCAGTATCTTGTTTGGTGATGAACCTGTTGTCAAGACAACAAAGAAAATACATAACCAGAAGTTTGCAGAATTGACGGGCAATGACATTTTCAAGGGAGATATTCCTCCTGGATTGGCGGAGAAGACACTGAGCAATGCTAAGCTGAAAGAAATGAGTGGTAATGATATATTTTCTGATGGAAAAATTGAATCCAGGGATCACTTTGGCGGTGTGCGCAAACCCCCTGGTGGAGAAAGCACTATCAGATTGGTGTAA